From Woronichinia naegeliana WA131, the proteins below share one genomic window:
- a CDS encoding efflux RND transporter periplasmic adaptor subunit: protein MSKLPFSRHFYGTLFLLSCLTTACSGGAKKAAAPPAIPVRLQTIESSLLTDSSEFVGNLVAHQFVQLAPKIDGRILKIYASYGQAVKKNVPIMLLEPTQQQEQVNASVGNLNIQKANLDRSDADLKTAEAQRDAAKAEVTSQVANVANAIANFANSQEVLKTKEADLQRAQATLNLAGINFKRAKFLVETGVQPQQDLDNKTTDLKDSEASTQAASKTVQAAKASVNASQASIDAAKSALKQSQDNLRAAEQRVAAARADIKSQKAAITQSRGELGVNTQQLIYNRVVSPIDGIVGNIPYKVGDFIQVGQNFTTITDNSEMEMDINVPIERQAELRLGLPVEIMEQNRTGRVVGEISFIAPTVDQKAQSVLAKVIFRNDGSLRNNQYVRVRVIWNRRPGVLIPTTAITIIGAQKFVYVAATGKKPQGTAALIAKQKPITVGNIQGQSYQVLSGVQQGERVAISRILDLRDGVVIKEESLTEKKAVEQ, encoded by the coding sequence ATGAGTAAATTGCCTTTTTCTCGTCATTTCTATGGTACACTCTTTCTGTTATCCTGTTTAACCACAGCGTGCAGTGGAGGGGCAAAAAAGGCAGCGGCTCCCCCCGCGATTCCGGTTCGGCTGCAAACCATTGAATCATCTTTGCTGACAGACAGTAGTGAATTTGTGGGGAACCTAGTTGCTCATCAGTTTGTGCAATTGGCTCCTAAAATCGATGGCCGGATTCTGAAAATCTATGCCAGCTATGGTCAAGCGGTGAAAAAGAATGTTCCAATTATGCTTCTCGAACCCACCCAGCAGCAGGAACAGGTCAATGCGTCTGTGGGCAACCTCAATATTCAAAAGGCTAATTTGGATCGCAGTGATGCAGATTTGAAAACGGCAGAAGCTCAACGAGATGCCGCTAAGGCCGAAGTCACTTCCCAAGTCGCTAATGTTGCTAACGCGATCGCCAATTTTGCCAATTCCCAGGAAGTTCTAAAAACCAAAGAAGCCGATCTACAAAGGGCCCAAGCCACCTTAAATCTAGCGGGCATTAATTTTAAACGGGCCAAATTTTTAGTGGAAACAGGAGTACAACCTCAACAGGATTTAGACAACAAAACGACCGACCTCAAAGATTCGGAAGCTAGTACGCAAGCCGCCTCTAAAACCGTACAAGCAGCCAAGGCCAGTGTGAACGCTTCTCAAGCCAGCATTGATGCGGCCAAATCGGCTCTTAAACAGTCCCAGGATAATCTACGAGCGGCTGAACAACGAGTTGCTGCGGCTAGGGCTGATATCAAAAGTCAAAAAGCAGCCATTACCCAATCCAGGGGGGAACTAGGAGTCAATACGCAACAACTGATTTATAATCGCGTGGTGTCTCCGATTGATGGCATTGTGGGCAATATTCCCTATAAAGTGGGAGACTTTATCCAGGTCGGACAAAATTTCACGACGATCACTGACAATTCCGAGATGGAAATGGATATAAACGTTCCTATTGAGCGGCAAGCCGAATTGAGATTAGGCCTGCCCGTTGAGATTATGGAACAGAATAGGACAGGCAGGGTCGTGGGAGAAATTAGTTTTATTGCCCCGACAGTCGATCAAAAGGCTCAATCTGTCTTAGCCAAGGTGATCTTTCGCAATGATGGTAGTTTACGGAATAACCAATACGTTCGCGTCCGGGTTATTTGGAACCGTAGGCCAGGGGTTTTAATCCCTACGACAGCGATCACAATTATTGGTGCTCAGAAATTTGTCTATGTGGCAGCAACCGGCAAAAAACCTCAAGGTACGGCGGCTTTGATCGCTAAACAAAAACCGATTACCGTTGGGAATATTCAGGGTCAGTCTTACCAGGTCTTATCGGGTGTTCAACAGGGAGAACGGGTTGCGATCTCTCGCATTTTGGATTTGCGGGATGGAGTGGTTATTAAGGAAGAAAGCTTAACCGAAAAAAAAGCGGTGGAGCAATAA
- a CDS encoding CemA protein, with translation MANFPWGEQVNRWVGKRALASLEQAYQAAIAIKAIEDKHFNGQKITAQNDQGISIYNYFKTDLDQALLKTRWYLTQFQASNFWLSSQQQAKPEAEILNKLGEIEAIIGKYRSEPEAIETEIFPRPTANTGESLPESKLTDLEEESRGKNRLFKLNRELTPAYEQEVIQRLRNLRQQKKIAIRFLILLILVPLLVQVATKNLIYSPLINYFRVEVAKGEKLYIQDELVEQYFEEFSRYKEILEIKELLGLGKPESPEETRKKLKAKAQELLTEVATKSQEGFKNILADLTSLGAFTLLIYLFRRQFTIARQFLGRYFLGLSDVTKVFIFILLTDTFVGFHSAHGWEVILESIFGHLGLPENRQFIFLFIATVPVILDSTFKLLIFNYFTRQSPSSVAILEKMQK, from the coding sequence ATGGCAAACTTTCCCTGGGGTGAACAGGTCAATCGCTGGGTTGGAAAACGGGCTCTGGCTTCCCTTGAACAGGCCTATCAAGCGGCGATCGCCATTAAAGCCATAGAGGACAAACATTTTAATGGTCAAAAAATCACTGCTCAAAATGATCAAGGAATCAGTATTTACAATTATTTCAAAACCGATCTAGACCAGGCGTTACTCAAAACCCGTTGGTATTTGACCCAATTTCAGGCCAGTAATTTTTGGCTATCAAGCCAACAGCAGGCAAAACCGGAAGCGGAAATCCTCAACAAATTAGGAGAAATTGAAGCCATTATTGGGAAATATCGTTCTGAACCAGAGGCGATCGAGACTGAAATTTTCCCTCGTCCTACTGCCAATACTGGCGAATCTCTTCCCGAAAGTAAACTGACCGATCTGGAAGAGGAAAGTCGGGGTAAAAATCGGCTCTTTAAACTCAATCGGGAATTAACCCCAGCTTATGAACAAGAAGTGATCCAACGACTTCGTAATTTACGTCAACAAAAAAAGATTGCCATTCGTTTTCTGATTCTTCTGATTCTTGTTCCTTTGTTAGTACAGGTTGCAACTAAAAATTTGATTTATAGTCCTTTAATAAACTACTTTCGGGTAGAAGTTGCCAAAGGAGAAAAACTTTATATCCAAGATGAGTTAGTTGAGCAATATTTTGAAGAATTTTCTCGCTATAAAGAGATTCTAGAGATCAAAGAATTATTAGGTTTAGGCAAGCCTGAATCCCCAGAAGAAACACGTAAAAAGTTAAAAGCAAAGGCACAGGAATTACTCACAGAAGTTGCCACCAAAAGTCAAGAAGGATTTAAAAATATTCTCGCCGATCTCACCTCCCTAGGAGCTTTTACGCTTCTTATTTATTTATTTCGCCGACAATTTACTATTGCGAGACAGTTTTTAGGACGTTATTTTCTCGGACTGAGTGATGTCACCAAGGTTTTTATCTTTATTTTACTGACCGATACGTTTGTTGGCTTCCATTCTGCTCACGGTTGGGAAGTCATTTTGGAAAGTATTTTTGGCCATCTTGGCTTACCCGAAAATCGTCAATTTATCTTTCTTTTTATCGCCACCGTTCCAGTAATTCTGGATTCAACCTTCAAATTACTTATCTTTAACTATTTCACTCGGCAATCTCCCAGTTCTGTTGCCATTCTAGAGAAAATGCAAAAATAA
- a CDS encoding DnaJ domain-containing protein: protein MSQFHETLYLFSLPLPLRKIVDLVVESVRKAQWCDPGYGQTAKTFFKKIDYQQGKILLIKKDLQGRPLQDKHLGNGLITILIQEKKPLQYSLLIRSEDSSLLPMRYNYDNVTVVKRAISQQVQLLKQTQIIAPKMKAKVPHPAATVVIEKDPLISISEDSHRILGVKKGASHDEITQAYLAAIKKNHPDKMAGMAPEFIRLAEERTQKINAAYANLKRQNRDQ from the coding sequence ATGAGTCAATTTCATGAAACCCTTTATCTTTTTTCCCTACCCTTGCCCCTGAGAAAAATTGTTGATCTGGTGGTGGAAAGTGTCCGAAAAGCCCAGTGGTGCGATCCTGGCTATGGACAAACGGCTAAGACTTTTTTTAAAAAGATTGATTATCAACAAGGTAAAATTCTGCTCATCAAAAAAGATTTACAGGGTCGTCCTTTACAGGATAAACATCTAGGGAATGGATTGATCACGATCTTAATCCAAGAAAAAAAGCCGTTGCAGTATTCCCTTTTAATTCGCAGTGAAGACTCTTCTTTGCTACCCATGAGATATAACTACGATAATGTTACGGTGGTAAAAAGGGCCATTTCTCAACAGGTGCAATTACTCAAACAAACCCAAATCATTGCCCCAAAAATGAAGGCAAAAGTTCCTCATCCTGCTGCGACTGTGGTGATCGAAAAAGATCCCTTGATATCTATATCTGAAGATTCCCATCGGATTCTAGGGGTTAAAAAAGGAGCTTCCCATGATGAAATTACCCAAGCTTATCTGGCTGCGATTAAAAAAAATCATCCTGACAAAATGGCGGGGATGGCTCCCGAATTTATACGCTTAGCAGAAGAACGTACTCAAAAAATTAATGCGGCCTATGCAAATTTAAAACGCCAGAATCGAGATCAATAA
- a CDS encoding ParA family protein — protein sequence MHNPKILAVVNGKGGVGKTTTAVNLAAVLAEKHDVLLVDADPQGSATWWVERSEAGMAFDLSQESDPKVLKHLHQSTQYQLIVVDTPPALRSEALRTVIGLADYLVLPTPPAPMDLTALIETVRTAVMPLQVAHRVLLTKVDSRSLKETLEAQNTLLELGIPACHAFVRNYKAHERSVLDGVAITEWKGKNAKEAQSDYRRVAEELLREINYKTSDRQH from the coding sequence GTGCATAACCCGAAAATCCTAGCAGTTGTCAATGGCAAAGGCGGAGTCGGTAAAACCACAACAGCAGTCAATTTAGCGGCGGTTTTAGCGGAAAAACATGACGTTTTATTAGTAGATGCCGATCCCCAGGGTTCTGCGACTTGGTGGGTAGAGCGAAGTGAAGCAGGAATGGCTTTTGATCTTAGCCAAGAAAGTGATCCCAAGGTTTTAAAGCATTTACATCAATCTACCCAATATCAATTAATTGTGGTGGATACGCCCCCTGCTCTCCGTTCCGAAGCCTTGAGAACGGTCATTGGTTTAGCGGATTATTTGGTATTGCCCACTCCTCCCGCCCCGATGGATTTAACGGCCTTGATTGAAACGGTTCGCACGGCTGTGATGCCGCTTCAGGTGGCCCATCGTGTCTTGTTAACTAAAGTGGATTCTCGCAGTTTAAAGGAAACCCTCGAAGCTCAAAATACCCTACTAGAACTCGGAATTCCGGCCTGTCATGCCTTTGTTCGCAACTATAAAGCCCATGAGCGATCGGTTTTAGATGGCGTAGCAATTACGGAATGGAAGGGAAAAAATGCAAAAGAAGCCCAATCAGATTACCGTCGGGTTGCAGAAGAGTTGTTGAGAGAAATAAATTATAAAACTAGCGATCGCCAACATTAA
- a CDS encoding PIN domain-containing protein yields MIYLDTHLVVWLYAGLTTKLSDRAKHLINEHELYISPMVRLELQYLYEIGRITEKSDDILLDLVNRLDLKICQKDFNLIINQSVIINWTRDPFDRLIVSNASVDNHILLTKDHHILKHYKNAAWD; encoded by the coding sequence TTGATTTACCTTGATACTCATCTTGTTGTCTGGCTTTATGCAGGATTAACTACTAAATTGAGCGATCGCGCCAAACATCTCATCAACGAGCATGAACTCTATATTTCACCGATGGTAAGGCTAGAGTTGCAATATTTATACGAAATTGGGCGGATTACCGAAAAATCAGATGACATTCTCCTAGACTTAGTCAATCGCCTTGATTTAAAAATATGTCAAAAAGACTTTAATTTAATTATTAATCAGTCCGTAATTATCAACTGGACTCGTGATCCCTTTGATCGCTTAATTGTGAGTAACGCTTCGGTGGATAACCATATTTTGCTAACCAAAGATCATCATATTTTAAAACATTATAAAAATGCAGCATGGGATTAA
- a CDS encoding type II toxin-antitoxin system Phd/YefM family antitoxin, whose translation MKSVTSSKLYNNLDQLLDEILNTGTPLEIERNGKRLRIIPVKTVDKLQKLIHRPEAIIGDPDELVQISWEQETNLDLP comes from the coding sequence ATGAAAAGCGTCACCTCAAGCAAATTATACAACAACCTAGACCAACTTCTCGATGAAATCCTTAACACAGGAACACCCCTAGAAATTGAGCGCAATGGCAAACGACTAAGAATTATTCCCGTTAAAACTGTAGATAAATTACAAAAATTAATCCATCGTCCCGAAGCTATTATTGGCGATCCCGATGAACTTGTACAAATCAGTTGGGAACAGGAGACAAACCTTGATTTACCTTGA
- a CDS encoding type II toxin-antitoxin system ParD family antitoxin, with protein MKLTLKPEHQKLIEAQLDTGRYANPDEIIAEALQLLDKRDQYQQWVEEVGQKIDIAAEQLDRGEGIDGETAIAQLKARLHENCEA; from the coding sequence ATGAAATTAACCTTAAAACCCGAACACCAAAAGCTCATCGAGGCCCAACTAGACACAGGACGTTATGCCAATCCTGACGAAATTATTGCCGAAGCTTTACAGTTACTTGATAAACGCGATCAATATCAACAATGGGTAGAAGAAGTGGGTCAAAAAATTGATATTGCCGCCGAACAATTAGATCGAGGTGAAGGAATTGATGGGGAAACCGCGATCGCTCAACTTAAAGCAAGACTTCATGAAAATTGTGAAGCTTAA
- a CDS encoding Txe/YoeB family addiction module toxin has translation MTQSQKDAKKIASSGLKPKVLQLIKIIEEDPFQYPPDYELLKGDMKGLISRRINKQHRLVYEVFESEKLIKIYRMWSHYD, from the coding sequence ATGACCCAATCTCAAAAAGATGCAAAAAAGATTGCTTCTAGTGGACTGAAGCCCAAAGTTCTTCAACTTATCAAAATAATTGAAGAAGACCCGTTTCAATATCCACCAGATTATGAGTTATTAAAAGGAGACATGAAAGGGTTAATTAGTCGTCGTATTAATAAACAGCACCGGCTAGTTTATGAAGTCTTTGAATCGGAGAAATTGATCAAAATTTATCGAATGTGGAGTCATTATGACTAG